A single window of Deltaproteobacteria bacterium DNA harbors:
- the infA gene encoding translation initiation factor IF-1 yields MAKEGSIQVEGTVRETLPNAMFRVELENKHMVLAHVSGKMRMHFIKILPGDKVTVELSPYDLTRGRIIYRAK; encoded by the coding sequence ATGGCTAAAGAAGGATCAATACAAGTTGAAGGTACTGTCCGAGAAACACTGCCAAATGCCATGTTTAGGGTGGAACTGGAAAACAAGCATATGGTTCTGGCACATGTCTCAGGAAAGATGCGGATGCATTTTATAAAGATACTTCCGGGGGATAAGGTGACTGTAGAATTATCACCCTATGATTTAACAAGGGGAAGGATAATATATAGGGCGAAATAA
- the rpsK gene encoding 30S ribosomal protein S11, translating to MAKAKKEKKGISKGIVHIQSTFNNTMVTVTDVNGNVIAGASAGAQGFKGSRKGTPFAAQITADVAAKKAQEYGVRTVDVYVKGPGAGRESALRSLQAAGFTINIIRDVTPIPHNGCRPPKRRRV from the coding sequence ATGGCAAAGGCAAAAAAAGAGAAAAAGGGTATATCAAAAGGTATTGTCCATATTCAATCTACATTCAATAATACGATGGTTACAGTTACAGATGTAAACGGAAATGTTATTGCTGGGGCAAGCGCTGGTGCACAGGGTTTTAAGGGTTCCAGAAAGGGGACACCTTTTGCAGCACAGATTACTGCAGATGTAGCAGCCAAAAAGGCTCAGGAATATGGTGTCAGAACTGTTGATGTGTATGTCAAAGGGCCCGGTGCAGGCAGAGAATCTGCGCTTCGTTCTTTGCAGGCAGCAGGTTTTACAATCAATATTATAAGAGATGTAACACCCATTCCGCACAATGGGTGCAGGCCGCCAAAAAGGAGAAGGGTTTAA
- the rpsM gene encoding 30S ribosomal protein S13 → MARIAGVDLPKNRRIEIALTYLYGIGMTTSRNILKEAGVDINTRTQNLSESQVANIRKIIDRDHRVEGDLRREVAMNIKRLMDIGAYRGLRHRKGLPVRGQRTHTNARTRKGPRKTVSVRKKEV, encoded by the coding sequence TTGGCAAGGATTGCAGGCGTAGATTTACCCAAAAATAGAAGGATAGAGATTGCCCTTACCTATCTTTATGGTATAGGTATGACAACATCAAGGAATATCCTTAAAGAGGCTGGGGTTGATATCAATACGAGGACACAAAACCTTTCAGAGTCGCAGGTTGCAAACATAAGAAAGATAATTGACAGAGACCATAGGGTAGAAGGAGACCTTCGCAGAGAAGTTGCTATGAATATAAAGAGACTTATGGATATAGGGGCATACAGAGGACTGCGGCACAGAAAAGGACTGCCTGTAAGGGGGCAGAGGACACATACAAATGCAAGGACAAGAAAAGGACCAAGAAAAACAGTGTCGGTCAGGAAAAAAGAGGTATAA
- the rpmJ gene encoding 50S ribosomal protein L36: MKVRSSVKKICNKCKVIRRKGVVRVVCETPKHKQRQG, translated from the coding sequence GTGAAGGTCAGAAGTTCGGTAAAAAAGATATGCAACAAATGTAAGGTAATAAGGCGGAAAGGTGTTGTGAGGGTTGTATGCGAAACACCCAAACACAAGCAAAGACAAGGATAA